From Pseudoalteromonas rubra, one genomic window encodes:
- a CDS encoding DUF6172 family protein: MKKTFELTHPKIKLARRVDAVKHELKKYLKRERNKTLPIGADYWDFDCKFGNTEAEAEPVHVSQLNKLIDKTQEENLTSFYVEILAKPAVRRAHDSSDDESEDY, from the coding sequence ATGAAAAAAACATTTGAACTAACTCACCCTAAAATCAAACTAGCAAGACGCGTTGACGCCGTAAAACATGAGCTTAAAAAGTACCTTAAGCGCGAGCGCAACAAGACGTTACCAATAGGTGCAGATTATTGGGACTTTGACTGTAAATTTGGTAACACAGAAGCAGAAGCAGAACCTGTACACGTATCACAATTAAATAAGCTGATTGACAAGACACAGGAAGAAAACCTCACCTCTTTCTATGTTGAAATTCTGGCAAAACCAGCCGTCAGAAGAGCACATGATTCGTCTGATGACGAGTCAGAAGATTATTAA